The Candidatus Eremiobacteraceae bacterium DNA segment GCTCGTACTTGGCATTCTCGTTGAGATCCACGCCGTGAAGATCTGGCACGTCATGATCATGGCGGCGATTTCGGCGGGCGCGAACGCGTTTGACGCACCGACGCGGCAAGCGATGCTGCCACAACTCGTCGGCGAGCGCGATCTCATGAGCGCCATAGGGCTTAATTCCGCCGCATTCAACGGACCGGCCCTCGTCGGTCCGGCGCTCGGCGGCTTGGTCGTCGCGGCGGTCGGCATCGCCCCGTGCTTTTTCATCAACGCCGGATCGTACGTCGCCGTCTTGATCGCTCTCGCGATGATGACGCCCCAACCGCCCGTGAGCACCGCACGAAAGAGAAGCCTGTTGGGCGAAGCAATGGATGGATTTGCGTACGTCGGAAGGGAGCCGCGGCTGTTGGCGATCTTCGGCATGCTGTCGTTGATGGGGCTTGTCGCGCGGCCGTACCTGCAGCTGCTGCCGGCATTCATCAAGGTGGTTCTCGGCGGCGGTCCTCAGGCGCTCGGCATCGTGATGGGGGCGGCCGGAGGAGGCGCGCTGCTGGGGTCGCTCGTCACGGCGCTCATCGGGATCACGCGCGGCCGGGGCGCTCTGATGGTCGGCAGCGCGGCGTTTGCCGGCGCTGCGCTCGTCTGGTTCTCCTACAGCTCATCGGTGTGGGCGGCTTCGACGGCGCTCATCGTGCTCGGCGGATCGATCATGGTGTTCATGGGCATGTCGAACACGCTGATCCAGACCTACACG contains these protein-coding regions:
- a CDS encoding MFS transporter; translation: MPETRLLRDVVHEEPPRDTARFGAFSYRQFRLLWFGLLVSNAGSWMQMLAQGWLVVQLSNSAAEGSFYLGMVGLVRAAPVLALSGFAGALADRHDRRRILTLTQVLMGLSALVLGILVEIHAVKIWHVMIMAAISAGANAFDAPTRQAMLPQLVGERDLMSAIGLNSAAFNGPALVGPALGGLVVAAVGIAPCFFINAGSYVAVLIALAMMTPQPPVSTARKRSLLGEAMDGFAYVGREPRLLAIFGMLSLMGLVARPYLQLLPAFIKVVLGGGPQALGIVMGAAGGGALLGSLVTALIGITRGRGALMVGSAAFAGAALVWFSYSSSVWAASTALIVLGGSIMVFMGMSNTLIQTYTPSEMRGRVISIYTMTVLGFMPLGSGLLGWTASLTSLPLTFAVSGALVVAAAALLALRSDVRALA